The following are encoded in a window of Candidatus Poribacteria bacterium genomic DNA:
- a CDS encoding bifunctional precorrin-2 dehydrogenase/sirohydrochlorin ferrochelatase translates to MGRGATVLPLFLDLGGVPVLVVGGGSVAERKIASLLGAGGRVTVVSPNATKEVAEWARQGRIAWEQRAFAPSDVSGMRLAFAATSVRKVNAAVAQAARDAGVWVNVADSHEESTAVVPSVVQRGALAIAVSTGGSSPLLSTRIRRELEARYGPEYADLCDLMSEARRLAGESIPSADARRRYYEALLDSDLLDLLRAHKSDAARERLTALLAVSSRD, encoded by the coding sequence ATAGGACGAGGAGCTACGGTGCTGCCTTTGTTCCTCGATCTGGGCGGCGTTCCGGTGCTCGTCGTGGGCGGCGGCTCCGTCGCAGAGCGCAAGATCGCCTCGCTGCTGGGGGCGGGAGGTCGGGTCACGGTCGTGAGCCCCAACGCGACCAAAGAGGTTGCGGAGTGGGCTCGCCAGGGTCGGATCGCTTGGGAGCAGCGCGCGTTCGCTCCGAGCGATGTCTCCGGTATGCGGCTCGCCTTCGCCGCGACGAGCGTCCGAAAGGTGAATGCAGCCGTCGCGCAGGCGGCTCGCGATGCGGGCGTCTGGGTCAACGTTGCGGACTCGCACGAAGAGAGCACGGCGGTTGTGCCGTCGGTCGTTCAGCGCGGGGCTCTCGCAATCGCGGTCTCGACGGGCGGGTCGAGCCCATTGCTGAGCACTCGGATACGCCGCGAGCTGGAGGCGCGATATGGGCCCGAATACGCCGACCTGTGCGACCTGATGTCCGAAGCCCGTCGTCTCGCGGGGGAGTCGATCCCGAGCGCCGACGCTCGTCGCCGCTACTACGAGGCACTCCTCGATTCCGATCTCCTCGATCTCCTGCGAGCCCACAAGAGCGACGCGGCGCGCGAGCGGCTGACGGCGCTTCTGGCAGTGAGCTCGCGCGACTGA
- the hemC gene encoding hydroxymethylbilane synthase: MSTSASDARGAVPSNTLRIGTRGSLLARTQTETVAFALRQAHPGLACETTIIRTRGDAERNRPLPEIGGKGLFTEEIERALALEEIDIAVHSLKDLPTNLPDGLTLGAVPERESPFDALISRDGKVLADLPDGARVGTSSLRRAAQLRAVRPDLRIGSLRGNLDTRIRKMETEGWDAIVVAAAGLSRLGRLSEAAELLKPETMLPAVGQGALGIESREKDAATRLLLAAIHDSDTERAVTAERAFLAALGGGCHVPIGAYATVEMGSLTLMGVVASVDGSAVLRDTGAGDDPVAVGSELARRILAMGARAILERAAS, from the coding sequence ATATCGACGAGCGCATCCGACGCGCGCGGTGCGGTTCCCTCCAACACGCTACGAATCGGCACACGAGGCAGCTTGCTGGCGCGAACCCAGACGGAGACGGTCGCGTTCGCCCTTCGTCAGGCGCATCCCGGGCTCGCCTGCGAGACGACGATCATCCGCACGCGAGGCGACGCCGAGAGGAACCGCCCACTCCCGGAAATCGGCGGCAAGGGGCTCTTCACCGAGGAGATCGAGCGCGCCCTTGCGCTCGAAGAGATCGACATCGCGGTTCACAGCCTCAAAGACCTTCCCACGAACCTGCCAGACGGACTGACCCTTGGAGCCGTGCCGGAGCGCGAATCGCCCTTCGACGCCCTGATATCCCGCGACGGCAAGGTACTCGCGGACCTCCCCGACGGCGCGCGGGTCGGGACGAGCAGCCTGCGACGCGCCGCCCAGCTCCGAGCCGTACGCCCCGACCTGCGGATCGGCTCTCTACGCGGGAACCTCGACACGCGCATTCGCAAGATGGAAACGGAAGGCTGGGACGCCATCGTCGTCGCAGCGGCGGGGCTCTCTCGGCTTGGGCGGCTGTCCGAGGCGGCCGAGCTTCTCAAACCTGAGACGATGCTTCCCGCTGTCGGGCAAGGAGCGCTTGGGATCGAGTCGCGCGAGAAGGACGCGGCGACCCGCCTTCTCCTGGCGGCGATCCACGACTCCGACACGGAGCGGGCGGTAACAGCCGAGCGCGCTTTTCTTGCGGCTCTGGGCGGGGGCTGCCACGTTCCCATCGGAGCCTATGCGACTGTTGAGATGGGCTCGCTAACGCTGATGGGCGTCGTCGCGAGTGTGGATGGGTCGGCGGTTCTCAGGGATACAGGCGCGGGCGACGACCCGGTCGCCGTCGGCTCCGAGCTCGCCCGGCGCATCCTCGCGATGGGTGCGCGAGCCATTCTGGAAAGGGCGGCTTCTTGA
- the cobA gene encoding uroporphyrinogen-III C-methyltransferase, whose product MSGCVYLVGAGPGDPKLLTLRAKECLEHADIVFYDALANPAVLRWAPETAERIFVGKRSGDHAVPQDDMNVLLVKAAQSGKTVVRLKGGDPFVFGRGGEEAEELRQAGIAFEIVPGVTSPVAATAYAGIPLTHRDYASSVAFVTGHEDPTKPAMSVRWRNLAQSVDTIAILMGVGNLPGIVAELVAGGKSPDTPAAAVQWGTTPKQRAVVATLGTLADEMVRVEIGSPAIIVIGGVAQLRERLAWFDARPLFGRRVVVTRARDQASSLVELLTERGAEVIEFPTIRTEAPESYAELDDAIASLETFDWIVFASANGVEHFWARLVSAGKDARAFGSARVVAIGPATQASLAARGIVADFVPAQSRSEAVLAEFDSVRGLRMLLPRAEEGRDVLRAGWTEAGANVVAPTAYRTVPVTSDADEVRALLEAREIDAVTFTSGSTVEHFSAAIRASGFEPSYWLADVCVATIGPITTTAAQRLGVPVTVEASSANVEAVVEALVAHFAARR is encoded by the coding sequence TTGAGCGGATGCGTATACCTCGTCGGAGCGGGCCCCGGCGACCCGAAGCTGCTGACGCTTCGGGCGAAGGAATGCCTCGAGCACGCCGACATCGTCTTCTACGACGCGCTGGCGAATCCGGCGGTTCTGCGATGGGCCCCGGAGACGGCGGAACGCATCTTCGTCGGCAAACGGTCGGGCGATCACGCGGTTCCCCAGGACGACATGAACGTGCTGCTGGTCAAAGCGGCGCAGAGTGGCAAGACGGTTGTGCGGCTCAAGGGCGGCGATCCGTTCGTCTTCGGGCGCGGCGGCGAGGAGGCGGAAGAGCTCCGTCAAGCGGGCATCGCCTTCGAGATCGTGCCGGGAGTCACCTCGCCCGTCGCGGCGACGGCGTACGCCGGTATCCCGCTGACGCACCGCGACTACGCCTCGTCCGTCGCGTTCGTCACAGGTCATGAGGACCCGACCAAGCCCGCGATGTCCGTCCGGTGGCGGAACCTCGCCCAGAGCGTCGATACGATTGCGATCCTCATGGGAGTCGGGAACCTGCCCGGCATCGTTGCGGAGCTGGTCGCCGGGGGGAAGTCGCCCGACACGCCCGCCGCCGCCGTGCAGTGGGGAACCACGCCCAAGCAGCGAGCGGTCGTCGCGACGCTGGGAACCCTCGCCGACGAAATGGTGCGGGTGGAGATCGGTTCTCCGGCGATCATCGTCATCGGGGGTGTCGCCCAACTCCGCGAGCGGTTGGCATGGTTCGACGCGCGTCCGCTGTTCGGACGGCGGGTCGTCGTGACGCGCGCGCGCGACCAGGCGAGCTCGCTCGTCGAGCTCCTGACGGAGCGCGGCGCGGAGGTCATCGAGTTCCCGACGATCCGCACGGAAGCGCCGGAGTCCTACGCGGAGCTGGACGACGCCATCGCCTCGTTGGAAACCTTCGACTGGATCGTGTTCGCCAGCGCCAACGGGGTGGAGCACTTCTGGGCGCGACTGGTTTCGGCGGGCAAGGACGCTCGCGCGTTCGGTTCCGCCCGCGTCGTCGCCATCGGGCCCGCGACGCAAGCATCGTTGGCGGCGCGGGGTATCGTTGCGGACTTCGTTCCCGCCCAGTCGCGTTCGGAGGCGGTTCTGGCGGAGTTCGACTCGGTTCGAGGACTGCGGATGCTGCTGCCCCGCGCCGAAGAAGGCCGCGACGTGCTCCGCGCCGGATGGACGGAAGCCGGAGCCAACGTCGTCGCGCCGACGGCGTATCGCACGGTTCCTGTGACATCGGATGCGGACGAGGTGCGCGCGCTGCTCGAAGCTCGCGAGATCGACGCGGTCACGTTCACCAGCGGATCGACGGTGGAGCACTTCTCGGCGGCGATCCGAGCCTCCGGGTTCGAGCCCTCCTATTGGCTGGCGGACGTCTGCGTCGCTACGATTGGACCCATCACGACGACCGCTGCCCAACGGCTTGGCGTGCCTGTGACGGTTGAGGCTTCCAGCGCCAACGTCGAGGCAGTCGTTGAAGCGCTCGTCGCGCATTTTGCCGCGCGGCGATAA
- a CDS encoding cytochrome c maturation protein CcmE: MRRSPIKFVLAGALLTIGAAAFGVATFTKQGASLTHFTPDQLVSAEKHVLSKRGIQVDGFVAEGTEQFDPAGPELRFKVRDEGKTAFVNVIYREGLKPDSFQEGQGVVVEGTYDPGTNTIQASKLMTKCPSKYEATSDAQTSASAAQDRSKAEVAGSAR; the protein is encoded by the coding sequence ATGAGGCGAAGCCCCATCAAGTTCGTGCTCGCTGGAGCCCTGTTGACCATCGGCGCTGCCGCCTTTGGTGTCGCCACGTTCACCAAGCAGGGAGCCAGCCTGACGCATTTCACGCCGGATCAGCTCGTCAGCGCCGAGAAGCATGTGCTGTCGAAACGCGGCATTCAGGTGGATGGATTCGTCGCGGAGGGGACGGAGCAGTTCGATCCGGCTGGTCCCGAGCTCCGGTTCAAGGTCCGCGACGAGGGCAAGACGGCGTTCGTGAACGTCATCTACCGCGAGGGGCTCAAGCCGGATTCCTTCCAGGAAGGGCAGGGAGTCGTCGTCGAAGGGACGTATGATCCCGGGACCAATACGATCCAGGCGTCGAAGCTGATGACGAAGTGCCCGTCGAAATACGAGGCGACCTCTGACGCGCAGACTTCCGCGAGCGCGGCGCAGGATAGGTCCAAGGCGGAAGTTGCCGGGAGCGCTCGATGA
- a CDS encoding heme lyase CcmF/NrfE family subunit, giving the protein MIALATAATYVTLVTGLWSIIALGYGLRMRAPGWIRSGRRAVVATGLLVTWTTMALVYALASDMWHLQYVWANSLEQQPFGYKVGSLWGGMSGSMLFWLWIQAATAALVALFNKNIEEAVTNYALLILSIITLFFAVMSAGLIPGVDHPFKWLDASHIAAIEAGEAIRGKGLNPLLQTPAMLLHPPALYAGFVLLSVPFAYAVGALMAGAGSSTWIVRSRRWTISAWLMLSLGLLLGGAWAYHELGWGGYWGWDPVENAALLPWLTITAFLHSVMIQEHRNMLKVWNIVLITVTFLLVIFGTMLVRSGVLSSVHAFGQSKELLIYFVLFLLFVIVSVTVLTMRRWEDLRSPNAFDSLVSRESAFLLNNWIFVVCAVVVLAGTTFPVISEAYYQMTQGIERKIAVSEPFYNTFIVPIGLILMVMTGIGPLISWKKASGSNLKRNFSTPLWVGAVAMLICVYPFYMIGIQEPGGFPWARTIYALLCVWSSVFVLVTVIVEVQKGVRVRLNRGSTGWFSAMWDMTMRNKRRYGGYLIHVGIVLFYLGVLGSKGFQISHRQILAPGDTYEIGGYTLTYAGEPFQERTANSWLVGVPLEVRKGGNLVTTIKPARGHYDNNEDNPTYEAAILRRPGGDLYAALGEITEDKRADIQFFYNPLAWMVLWFSPLVMVAGGIIALAEKARGRETAEGATA; this is encoded by the coding sequence ATGATCGCATTGGCGACGGCAGCGACGTACGTGACGCTAGTGACGGGTCTGTGGTCGATTATCGCGCTGGGGTACGGGCTTCGGATGCGGGCTCCGGGATGGATTCGCAGCGGCAGGCGGGCGGTGGTCGCGACCGGCTTGCTGGTGACGTGGACGACGATGGCGCTCGTCTACGCCCTCGCGTCGGACATGTGGCATCTGCAGTACGTCTGGGCGAACTCCCTCGAACAGCAGCCGTTCGGGTACAAGGTGGGATCCCTCTGGGGCGGCATGTCGGGATCGATGCTCTTCTGGCTATGGATCCAGGCGGCTACCGCCGCTCTTGTCGCCCTGTTCAACAAGAACATCGAAGAGGCGGTGACGAACTACGCGTTGCTCATCTTGTCGATCATCACGTTGTTCTTCGCGGTGATGTCGGCGGGCTTGATCCCCGGCGTGGATCATCCGTTCAAGTGGCTGGACGCCTCGCACATCGCCGCCATCGAAGCCGGAGAGGCGATACGCGGCAAGGGGCTGAATCCGCTTCTCCAGACGCCCGCGATGCTGCTCCATCCGCCTGCGCTCTACGCGGGGTTCGTCCTGCTGAGCGTTCCGTTCGCCTATGCCGTCGGGGCGCTGATGGCGGGAGCCGGCAGCAGCACGTGGATCGTGCGCTCCCGGCGGTGGACGATCTCGGCGTGGCTCATGCTGTCGCTGGGACTGCTGCTGGGCGGCGCGTGGGCGTACCACGAGCTGGGCTGGGGCGGCTACTGGGGGTGGGACCCCGTCGAAAATGCGGCGCTGCTCCCGTGGCTGACCATCACGGCATTCCTGCACTCGGTGATGATCCAAGAGCATCGGAACATGCTCAAGGTGTGGAACATCGTCCTCATCACGGTGACGTTCCTCCTGGTGATCTTCGGGACGATGCTGGTGCGCAGCGGCGTGCTCTCTTCGGTTCACGCATTTGGGCAGTCGAAGGAACTGCTCATCTACTTCGTGCTGTTCCTGCTGTTCGTGATCGTGTCGGTCACGGTTCTGACGATGCGCCGATGGGAGGACCTGCGCAGCCCGAACGCGTTCGACTCGCTCGTGTCGCGCGAGAGCGCGTTCCTGCTGAACAACTGGATCTTCGTCGTCTGCGCGGTCGTCGTTCTGGCAGGGACGACTTTCCCGGTCATCTCGGAAGCCTATTACCAGATGACCCAGGGGATCGAGCGGAAGATCGCCGTCTCGGAGCCCTTCTACAACACCTTCATCGTGCCCATCGGCTTGATCCTGATGGTGATGACGGGGATCGGGCCCCTGATCTCATGGAAGAAAGCGTCTGGGTCGAACCTCAAGCGAAATTTCTCGACGCCGCTTTGGGTCGGCGCGGTGGCGATGCTCATCTGCGTCTATCCGTTCTACATGATCGGAATCCAAGAGCCCGGCGGGTTCCCGTGGGCTCGGACGATCTACGCCCTGCTCTGCGTCTGGTCGTCCGTGTTCGTCCTGGTGACCGTCATCGTCGAAGTGCAGAAGGGCGTCCGTGTCCGGCTGAACCGAGGTTCCACAGGCTGGTTCTCGGCGATGTGGGACATGACGATGCGGAACAAGCGGCGTTATGGCGGGTACCTCATTCACGTGGGGATCGTGCTCTTCTACCTGGGAGTGCTGGGCTCCAAGGGGTTCCAGATATCCCATCGCCAGATTCTGGCTCCCGGCGACACGTATGAGATCGGCGGGTACACGCTGACCTACGCAGGGGAACCGTTCCAGGAGCGGACCGCCAACTCGTGGCTCGTCGGCGTGCCACTGGAAGTGCGCAAGGGCGGCAACCTTGTGACGACGATCAAACCCGCGCGGGGACACTACGACAACAACGAGGACAACCCGACCTACGAAGCCGCGATCCTGCGCCGGCCCGGCGGCGACCTCTACGCCGCCCTCGGGGAAATCACCGAGGACAAGCGGGCGGACATCCAGTTTTTCTACAACCCGCTCGCGTGGATGGTGCTCTGGTTCTCGCCGCTGGTCATGGTCGCCGGCGGGATCATCGCGCTCGCGGAGAAGGCACGCGGCAGAGAGACGGCGGAAGGAGCCACCGCATGA
- a CDS encoding carboxypeptidase regulatory-like domain-containing protein: MMTRRAHSRPSREHRRRFRHPGSLALSWIIVACAAFGAAQIVSTAAAQGAAAAGVLKGRVLQPSSGKTFAGVSVKLETTSGTTAEPRETVTGEDGSFEFTGLPVDDTTAYTLSATVEGKTLKREGVALSTWTPEVVADLEMVDASGDPGHVHVDRITTILTPSEAPEIVPVIEFVEIHNDQDAPFAAKDEQGRTFGFRIELPAAAINIKVEGEAIPHLIEGTTVWLTDPLVPHDNFVSISYNVPKAESIDLSRKLHTKVEESLVLIGGGSWQPTTKGYEKQEPVDIHGAKYASFSRHSLEAGIVMPMTFKPGSGKAPGAGGDQTPILVIVLIGVFALLAGAALATWWAQRGRETSAPTKSARSGAAARPRTPAKAPASPVEDDNLAGLSNDELEALKQHHLESIARLDESFGKGEISERVHKQLREEQKAELSRIVARLDA, encoded by the coding sequence ATGATGACGCGTCGGGCCCACTCCCGACCCTCGCGGGAGCATCGCCGCCGGTTCCGCCACCCTGGGAGCCTGGCGCTCTCATGGATCATCGTCGCTTGCGCCGCATTCGGAGCCGCGCAGATCGTTTCGACCGCCGCTGCACAGGGCGCTGCCGCCGCAGGCGTGCTCAAAGGCAGAGTGCTGCAGCCGTCCTCCGGCAAGACGTTCGCCGGAGTCAGCGTCAAGCTGGAGACGACGTCCGGCACGACAGCGGAGCCACGCGAAACCGTGACCGGCGAGGACGGTTCCTTTGAGTTCACGGGTCTTCCCGTCGATGACACGACCGCGTACACGCTGTCGGCGACCGTCGAGGGCAAGACGCTCAAACGCGAAGGCGTGGCGCTTTCGACATGGACACCGGAAGTCGTCGCCGACTTGGAGATGGTCGACGCCTCCGGCGACCCGGGTCACGTCCATGTGGATCGAATCACGACGATCCTGACGCCTTCCGAGGCGCCGGAGATCGTGCCGGTCATCGAGTTCGTCGAGATCCACAACGACCAGGATGCGCCCTTCGCTGCGAAGGACGAGCAGGGCAGGACGTTCGGTTTCCGGATCGAGCTTCCGGCTGCTGCGATCAACATCAAGGTCGAAGGCGAGGCGATCCCGCACCTGATCGAGGGAACCACGGTGTGGCTGACCGACCCGCTGGTGCCGCACGACAACTTCGTGTCGATCTCCTACAACGTCCCCAAGGCGGAATCGATCGACCTCTCCCGCAAGCTCCACACGAAGGTCGAGGAATCGCTCGTCCTCATCGGCGGCGGGTCGTGGCAGCCGACGACGAAGGGGTATGAGAAGCAGGAACCGGTAGATATTCACGGCGCGAAGTACGCGTCGTTCAGCCGGCATTCGCTCGAGGCGGGCATCGTCATGCCGATGACGTTCAAGCCCGGCAGCGGGAAGGCTCCCGGAGCCGGCGGCGACCAGACGCCGATCCTCGTCATCGTGTTGATCGGAGTCTTCGCTCTGCTGGCAGGGGCTGCGCTGGCGACCTGGTGGGCGCAGCGAGGTCGCGAGACCTCGGCTCCGACGAAGTCGGCGCGTTCCGGTGCGGCGGCTCGCCCGCGCACGCCCGCGAAGGCTCCCGCCTCGCCCGTCGAGGATGACAATCTCGCGGGTCTCTCCAACGATGAGCTCGAGGCGCTCAAGCAGCACCACCTGGAATCGATCGCCCGTCTGGACGAGTCGTTTGGCAAGGGCGAGATTTCGGAGCGCGTCCACAAGCAGCTTCGCGAGGAGCAGAAGGCGGAACTGAGCCGCATCGTCGCGCGGTTGGACGCCTAG
- the ccmA gene encoding heme ABC exporter ATP-binding protein CcmA, giving the protein MATLTADRLAKRLGHRTILRDVSFELGGGQCVALFGANGAGKSTLLTVLATLAAPSDGRLLWNGEDLSSARDAYRRRVGYVSHQALLYPDWSGRRNLRFFAALHGVDRPNDRADELLEDVNLSAFADEPARIYSRGMLQRLSIARALVHSPEVLLLDEVFTGLDAAMVSRVSARIEAERAAGAVVLLVTHDAEAGHRLATECWFLRNGGIEAIGKPPVNELRARFEKLSVP; this is encoded by the coding sequence ATGGCGACGCTCACGGCGGATCGGCTCGCCAAACGGCTGGGGCATCGCACGATCCTCCGGGACGTCTCGTTCGAGTTGGGCGGCGGACAGTGCGTCGCCCTCTTCGGAGCGAACGGAGCCGGCAAGTCGACGCTGCTCACGGTGTTGGCGACGCTGGCGGCTCCGTCCGACGGACGACTACTCTGGAACGGCGAAGACCTCTCGTCAGCCAGAGATGCCTACCGGCGGCGGGTCGGCTATGTCAGCCACCAAGCCCTTCTGTACCCGGACTGGTCGGGAAGGCGGAACCTGCGGTTCTTCGCCGCGTTGCATGGCGTCGACCGACCGAACGACCGCGCCGACGAGCTGCTCGAGGACGTGAACCTGTCGGCGTTCGCCGACGAGCCGGCGCGCATCTACTCGAGGGGCATGCTGCAGCGCCTGTCCATCGCCCGTGCGCTCGTCCATTCGCCGGAAGTGCTGCTTCTCGACGAGGTGTTCACCGGCTTGGACGCGGCGATGGTGAGCCGCGTATCGGCGCGGATCGAAGCGGAACGCGCCGCAGGAGCGGTAGTGCTCCTGGTGACCCACGACGCCGAGGCGGGGCACCGCTTGGCGACCGAGTGCTGGTTCCTACGGAACGGCGGCATCGAAGCGATCGGCAAGCCGCCGGTGAACGAGCTTCGCGCTCGCTTTGAGAAGCTGAGCGTGCCATGA
- a CDS encoding cytochrome C assembly protein, with protein sequence MSKELRRALFGLVAIALVLYTSMLIFTRAPIEKQMGEAQKIFYYHVGSAWTMFLAFTITAVAGVVYLVRKSPKADAVAGASAELGFVFATIVLITGSLWGRSAWDTWWNWEPRLTSMLVLWLIYAAYLLFRSTMRGEPRRRNSSVFGILAFVMTPLVYFSIQLWGSLLHPKTSTVRNLDPAMLQVVGISGLAMLGVFLFLLMVRAGLENVETELDALRHERVR encoded by the coding sequence ATGTCGAAAGAGCTTCGACGAGCCCTGTTCGGGCTCGTCGCCATCGCCCTGGTTCTCTACACGAGCATGCTCATTTTCACCCGCGCGCCCATCGAGAAGCAGATGGGCGAGGCGCAGAAGATCTTCTACTACCACGTCGGGTCCGCGTGGACGATGTTCCTAGCGTTCACGATCACGGCGGTCGCGGGAGTCGTCTACCTTGTGCGGAAGAGCCCGAAAGCCGACGCGGTCGCGGGGGCTTCCGCCGAGCTCGGGTTCGTCTTCGCGACGATCGTCCTCATCACAGGCTCGCTCTGGGGTAGAAGCGCGTGGGACACGTGGTGGAACTGGGAACCGCGCCTCACGTCGATGCTGGTGCTATGGCTCATCTACGCCGCGTATCTGCTCTTCCGCTCGACGATGCGGGGCGAACCGCGCCGACGGAATAGCTCCGTGTTCGGCATCCTGGCGTTCGTGATGACGCCGCTGGTCTATTTCTCGATTCAGCTTTGGGGCAGCCTTCTCCACCCGAAGACGAGCACGGTGCGGAACCTCGATCCGGCGATGCTGCAGGTCGTGGGCATCTCGGGACTGGCGATGCTGGGCGTCTTTCTGTTTCTGCTGATGGTGCGCGCTGGTCTTGAGAACGTCGAGACCGAGTTGGACGCGCTGCGACATGAGCGCGTCCGCTGA
- a CDS encoding CcmD family protein — MRWQWAVIAAMALFFGGIGMMATIPVGVSAADVEDQAQKIQNAAPDKPGADAVREATQYLEGRQRSRLTYMFVAYIVIWAALGGYMVSLARRQTRLLDELNRLQGQMGKE, encoded by the coding sequence ATGCGCTGGCAGTGGGCGGTGATCGCGGCGATGGCGCTGTTCTTCGGCGGGATCGGCATGATGGCGACGATCCCGGTCGGGGTTTCGGCGGCGGACGTCGAAGACCAGGCGCAGAAGATTCAGAACGCTGCGCCGGATAAGCCGGGCGCAGATGCGGTTCGCGAGGCGACTCAGTATCTTGAGGGACGCCAACGCAGCCGCCTGACCTACATGTTCGTCGCGTACATCGTCATCTGGGCGGCATTGGGCGGGTACATGGTGAGTCTGGCGCGCCGCCAGACGCGCTTGCTGGACGAACTGAATCGGCTTCAGGGTCAAATGGGTAAGGAGTAG